Proteins encoded in a region of the Paramagnetospirillum magneticum AMB-1 genome:
- a CDS encoding M48 family metalloprotease produces MRRASTLLAALLASTLLTSCQVAPGTGKSNFNIMSAEEEQKMGAEAHPDVLKQYGGVYDDPKMQAYVAGIGKRLVGNTETPGAPFRFTVLNSNIVNAFALPGGYVYVSRGLLALADDEAELAGVVGHEIGHVTGRHTAQRYSQSIAANIATGVLGAVVGAVTGVSGVGDIAQLGAAAYIQGYSRENESEADELGIRYMSVSGWNPDGMTTFLGKLRDQARLEAVLAGRSPDEVDETSLFASHPRTLDRVRDAANLAKGADHKGAMGRDQYLAHVEGLLVGDDPDEGVVRGRVFSHAGLGIRYEVPAGFRLINGPKAVMAVHKDGSAIRFDMGAEAHGDMTNYLQTQWAKGTRLSSIEALEINGLAAATGLARLNTNKGAMDARLLAVKNGKSTYRFLYLTPPNLTAAHAQEFKTSGLSLRKLTEAEKTAMKPLRLKIITAKAGDTVEKLAEQMPYEEHKVERFRVLNGLAETETVKPGQKLKMVI; encoded by the coding sequence GGCACGGGCAAGAGCAACTTCAACATCATGTCGGCCGAGGAAGAGCAGAAGATGGGCGCCGAGGCCCATCCCGACGTTCTCAAGCAATATGGCGGCGTGTATGACGACCCCAAGATGCAGGCCTATGTGGCCGGCATCGGCAAGCGTCTGGTCGGCAATACCGAGACGCCCGGCGCCCCCTTCCGCTTCACGGTGCTGAACAGCAACATCGTCAACGCCTTCGCCCTGCCGGGCGGATATGTCTATGTGTCACGGGGATTGCTGGCCCTGGCCGATGACGAGGCGGAACTGGCCGGCGTGGTCGGCCACGAGATCGGCCATGTCACCGGACGCCACACCGCCCAGCGCTACAGCCAGTCCATCGCCGCCAATATCGCCACCGGCGTGCTGGGCGCGGTGGTCGGCGCCGTGACCGGCGTGTCGGGGGTGGGCGACATCGCCCAGCTGGGCGCCGCCGCCTATATCCAGGGCTATTCCCGCGAGAACGAAAGCGAGGCCGACGAGCTGGGCATCCGCTACATGAGTGTCAGCGGCTGGAATCCCGACGGCATGACCACCTTCCTGGGCAAGCTGCGCGACCAGGCGCGGCTGGAGGCGGTGCTGGCCGGGCGCTCTCCCGACGAGGTGGACGAGACCTCGCTGTTCGCCAGCCATCCCCGCACCCTCGACCGGGTCAGGGATGCGGCCAATCTGGCCAAGGGAGCCGATCACAAGGGCGCCATGGGGCGCGACCAGTACCTTGCCCATGTGGAAGGGCTACTGGTGGGCGACGATCCCGACGAGGGCGTGGTGCGCGGCCGGGTGTTCTCCCATGCCGGGCTGGGCATCCGCTACGAGGTGCCGGCCGGCTTCCGCCTGATCAACGGTCCCAAGGCGGTGATGGCGGTCCACAAGGACGGCTCGGCGATCCGCTTCGACATGGGGGCCGAGGCCCATGGCGACATGACCAATTATCTCCAGACCCAATGGGCCAAGGGAACCCGGCTGTCCTCCATCGAGGCGCTGGAGATCAACGGCCTCGCCGCCGCCACCGGCTTGGCCCGGCTCAACACCAACAAGGGCGCTATGGATGCCCGCCTGCTGGCGGTGAAGAACGGCAAGTCCACCTACCGCTTTCTCTACCTCACGCCGCCCAACCTGACCGCCGCCCATGCCCAGGAGTTCAAGACCTCGGGCCTCAGCTTGCGCAAGCTGACCGAGGCGGAGAAAACGGCCATGAAGCCGCTACGCCTGAAGATCATCACCGCCAAGGCCGGAGACACGGTGGAAAAGCTGGCCGAGCAGATGCCCTACGAGGAACACAAGGTGGAGCGCTTCCGGGTACTGAACGGACTGGCCGAGACCGAGACCGTCAAGCCGGGGCAGAAGCTGAAGATGGTTATCTGA
- a CDS encoding S41 family peptidase, whose amino-acid sequence MIRKILIAAGTFALLSTTALTPVSAAERKETYKLLDLFGEVLEKVRSEYVEPVNDEDLIEAALNGMLASLDPHSSYLNPKNSKDMDIQTRGEFGGLGLEVTMENGWVKVVSPIDDTPAYRAGMQPGDFITHLDGEQVQGLSLSEAVDRMRGTVNTDIKLTVRRGGVEQPFDIKLTRAVIKVQTVKGQLHGDIGYIRISQFSATTHADLVRIMTQLKKDIGKTPTGFVIDLRNNPGGLLDQAVAVSDDFLDKGEIVSTRSRRPEDTQRFNARPGDIADGLPLVVLINDGSASASEIVAGALQDHKRAVLLGTRSFGKGSVQTLMPLHGHGSLRLTTARYYTPSGRSIQAVGIEPDIKAAQSKVEPVAGAAVERRSEASLRKALPNPNGDKAKPAEKDKAAPESKAPDAPAEGGKAEAPTPIKLGDPAQDYQLARALDLLRGLSLYRPAQR is encoded by the coding sequence ATGATTCGCAAGATTCTGATCGCGGCGGGGACCTTCGCCCTGCTGTCGACGACCGCTCTCACCCCCGTTTCCGCCGCCGAGCGCAAGGAAACCTACAAGCTGTTGGACCTGTTCGGCGAAGTGCTGGAAAAGGTGCGCAGCGAGTATGTGGAACCCGTCAATGACGAGGATCTGATCGAGGCGGCGCTGAACGGCATGCTGGCCTCACTGGACCCGCATTCCAGCTACCTCAATCCCAAGAACTCCAAGGACATGGACATCCAAACCCGCGGCGAGTTCGGCGGGCTGGGCCTGGAAGTGACCATGGAGAACGGCTGGGTCAAGGTGGTCTCGCCCATCGACGATACCCCGGCCTACCGTGCCGGCATGCAACCCGGCGATTTCATCACCCACCTGGATGGCGAACAGGTTCAGGGGCTGTCGCTGTCCGAGGCGGTGGATCGCATGCGCGGCACCGTCAACACCGACATCAAGCTGACCGTGCGCCGCGGCGGGGTGGAACAGCCCTTCGACATCAAGCTGACCCGCGCCGTCATCAAGGTCCAGACAGTGAAGGGCCAGCTGCATGGCGATATCGGCTATATCCGCATCTCGCAGTTCAGCGCCACCACCCACGCCGATCTGGTACGCATCATGACCCAGTTGAAGAAGGATATCGGCAAGACGCCGACCGGCTTCGTCATCGATCTGCGCAACAATCCCGGCGGCCTGCTCGACCAGGCTGTGGCGGTGTCCGACGACTTCCTGGACAAGGGCGAGATCGTCTCGACCCGGTCGCGCCGTCCCGAGGACACCCAGCGCTTCAACGCCCGGCCCGGCGACATCGCCGACGGCCTGCCGCTGGTGGTGCTGATCAACGACGGCTCGGCCTCGGCCTCGGAGATCGTCGCCGGCGCCCTGCAGGACCACAAGCGCGCCGTGCTGCTGGGCACCCGCTCGTTCGGCAAGGGCTCGGTCCAGACCCTGATGCCGCTGCACGGCCACGGTTCGCTGCGCCTGACCACGGCGCGGTATTACACGCCGTCGGGCCGGTCGATTCAGGCGGTGGGCATCGAGCCCGATATCAAGGCGGCCCAGTCCAAGGTGGAGCCGGTGGCCGGCGCGGCGGTGGAGCGCCGCTCGGAAGCCAGCTTGCGCAAGGCCCTGCCCAATCCCAACGGCGACAAGGCCAAGCCCGCCGAGAAGGACAAGGCCGCCCCCGAATCCAAGGCCCCCGACGCCCCGGCCGAGGGTGGCAAGGCCGAGGCCCCCACCCCCATCAAGCTGGGCGATCCGGCCCAGGACTACCAGCTTGCCCGGGCGCTGGACCTGCTGCGCGGCCTGTCGTTATACCGCCCGGCCCAGCGTTAA
- a CDS encoding DUF6624 domain-containing protein produces the protein MAGHFRHRLLALKDAEQALRLELLQSGEPVGGYPARLRQLHESNARELELIVDDEGWPTVDAAAADGAEAAWLVAMHAVSRPSFMRRCLGLLNSAANRDEVPKRHAAMLDDRIRALEGRLQKYGTQLDWRNGRLSPLPIEDEAEVDIRRAAAGLAPLAETIATARDAAQSDGAPPPEEWEASSSVLEALAREVGWRE, from the coding sequence TTGGCCGGACATTTCCGCCACCGCTTGCTGGCGTTGAAGGACGCCGAGCAGGCGTTGCGCCTTGAACTGCTGCAATCGGGAGAGCCGGTGGGCGGCTATCCCGCCCGGCTGCGCCAGTTGCACGAATCCAATGCCCGCGAGCTGGAACTGATCGTCGACGACGAGGGCTGGCCCACCGTCGACGCCGCCGCCGCCGATGGCGCCGAGGCCGCCTGGCTGGTGGCCATGCACGCCGTGTCGCGCCCCAGCTTCATGCGCCGCTGCCTCGGCCTGCTCAATTCCGCCGCCAACCGCGACGAAGTGCCAAAGCGCCACGCCGCCATGCTGGACGACCGCATCCGGGCGCTGGAAGGCCGTCTCCAGAAATACGGCACCCAGCTGGACTGGCGGAACGGCCGTCTCTCGCCCCTGCCCATCGAGGATGAAGCCGAGGTCGACATCCGCCGCGCCGCCGCCGGTCTGGCGCCTCTGGCCGAAACCATCGCCACGGCGCGGGACGCCGCCCAATCCGACGGAGCGCCGCCGCCGGAGGAATGGGAGGCGTCCAGTTCGGTGCTCGAAGCCCTGGCCCGCGAAGTGGGCTGGCGGGAATAG
- a CDS encoding murein hydrolase activator EnvC family protein, with protein sequence MDAGERLRELEGQLERSRAEHEDVRRKAEELSAETARLRTDMVKAAGKAQESEELLSELEAQFDDLRKREISRSEALDRRSRQMVGVLTALQRLAWRPTEALLAQPQSPADTVRSAILLRAAVPQIEQSARDLRVEIDGVAKLRTEIGEQRRLIASTTAQLEREHVRIKDMFERKFQVQNATEQERRSLEARLQDLGAQAEDLRDLLSRLDQERERRLAEAAAKAAAEKTAREAEAMARRLAREAELAAQRAARDAELAAQKAASQAVAEAKARDEAASKAAQQAAAEARVREDTAARLAQEAELKAQAEAKEKQLAAEKATHDAELASREAAASRPVKNDKPFSQAQGRLPFPARGRVVETYGQPNDVGQVSKGITINTRKAAQVIAPYDGHVAFAGPFRGYGLLLIIEHSEGYHTLLAGMAQIDCTVGQKLLTGEPVGVMGQDDSKPNLYVELRRNGQPVNPLPWLMAQKSKASG encoded by the coding sequence GTGGATGCGGGTGAACGCCTGCGGGAACTGGAAGGCCAGTTGGAGCGCTCACGCGCCGAGCACGAGGATGTGCGGCGCAAGGCCGAGGAATTGTCCGCCGAGACGGCGCGCCTGCGCACCGACATGGTCAAGGCCGCCGGCAAGGCCCAGGAGAGCGAGGAATTGCTCTCGGAACTGGAAGCCCAGTTCGACGACCTGAGAAAGCGCGAGATCAGCCGCTCAGAGGCCCTCGACCGGCGTTCGCGCCAGATGGTCGGCGTGCTGACCGCGCTCCAGCGCCTGGCCTGGCGGCCCACCGAGGCGCTGCTGGCCCAGCCGCAGAGCCCGGCCGACACCGTCCGCTCGGCCATTCTGCTGCGTGCCGCCGTGCCCCAGATCGAGCAGTCGGCCCGCGACCTGCGCGTCGAGATCGACGGCGTCGCCAAGCTGCGCACCGAAATCGGCGAACAGCGTCGGTTGATCGCCAGCACCACCGCCCAGCTCGAGCGCGAACACGTCCGCATCAAGGACATGTTCGAACGCAAATTCCAGGTTCAGAACGCCACCGAGCAGGAGCGCCGCTCGCTGGAGGCCCGCCTCCAGGACCTGGGCGCCCAGGCCGAGGATCTGCGCGATCTGCTGTCGCGCCTGGACCAGGAGCGCGAGCGCCGTCTGGCCGAGGCCGCCGCCAAGGCCGCCGCCGAGAAAACCGCCCGCGAGGCCGAAGCCATGGCGCGGCGCCTCGCCCGCGAGGCTGAACTGGCCGCCCAACGCGCAGCCCGCGACGCAGAACTGGCGGCGCAGAAGGCGGCAAGCCAAGCCGTCGCCGAAGCCAAGGCCCGCGACGAAGCGGCCAGCAAGGCCGCCCAGCAGGCCGCCGCCGAGGCCAGGGTCCGCGAGGACACCGCCGCCCGCCTCGCCCAGGAAGCGGAACTGAAGGCTCAGGCGGAAGCCAAAGAGAAGCAGCTGGCCGCCGAAAAGGCCACCCATGACGCCGAACTGGCATCCCGCGAAGCCGCCGCCAGCCGCCCTGTGAAGAACGACAAGCCCTTCAGCCAGGCCCAGGGCCGCCTGCCCTTCCCCGCCCGTGGCCGGGTGGTCGAGACCTATGGCCAGCCCAACGACGTGGGACAGGTGTCCAAGGGCATCACCATCAACACCCGCAAGGCGGCTCAGGTCATCGCCCCCTATGATGGGCACGTGGCTTTTGCTGGCCCGTTCAGGGGTTACGGCCTTCTCTTGATCATCGAACACAGCGAGGGCTATCATACGCTGCTGGCGGGAATGGCGCAGATCGACTGCACCGTCGGCCAGAAGCTGTTGACGGGCGAACCCGTTGGCGTCATGGGGCAGGACGACAGCAAGCCCAACCTTTACGTGGAGCTGCGCCGCAATGGCCAGCCGGTCAACCCGTTGCCTTGGCTCATGGCACAAAAAAGTAAGGCTAGTGGATGA
- a CDS encoding RNA pyrophosphohydrolase: MSKKHKTPLPYDQRPYRPGIGLVLLNAQGLAFVAQRIDTPGNAWQFPQGGIDEGEDPRDTALREMEEEIGTNKAEIIAESADWISYDLPPAIADKSWKGRFRGQTQKWFCARFTGTDGDINLETEHPEFESWRWMALDEVPALIIPFKRVLYDKVVAEFLPLARAMAR, from the coding sequence ATGAGCAAGAAGCATAAGACGCCGCTGCCCTACGACCAGCGCCCCTATCGCCCCGGCATCGGGCTGGTGCTGCTCAACGCCCAGGGGCTGGCCTTCGTCGCCCAGCGGATCGACACCCCCGGCAACGCCTGGCAGTTCCCCCAGGGTGGCATCGACGAGGGCGAGGACCCGCGCGACACCGCCCTGCGCGAGATGGAGGAGGAAATCGGCACCAACAAGGCCGAGATCATCGCCGAAAGCGCCGACTGGATTTCCTACGACCTGCCACCCGCCATCGCCGACAAAAGCTGGAAAGGACGCTTTCGCGGCCAGACCCAGAAGTGGTTCTGCGCCCGCTTCACCGGCACGGACGGCGACATCAACCTGGAGACCGAGCACCCGGAATTCGAAAGCTGGCGCTGGATGGCGCTGGACGAGGTTCCGGCGCTGATCATCCCGTTCAAGCGAGTGCTCTACGACAAGGTGGTCGCCGAGTTCCTGCCGCTGGCCCGCGCCATGGCCCGCTGA
- the gpmI gene encoding 2,3-bisphosphoglycerate-independent phosphoglycerate mutase, translated as MSSASPRRPRPVVLCILDGWGWRDDSADNAIAQAETPNWDRFLASYPHSLLQSSGLQVGLPDGQMGNSEVGHMNLGAGRVVMQDLPRIDAAVADGSLAANPELAKAIAAVKARGGAMHLMGLLSPGGVHSHQDHLAALARTIADAGVKVQVHAFLDGRDTPPSSAKGFMERFLAAVKGHDVAVATVSGRYYAMDRDKRWDRVSLAWNALVEAKGVAGADPLAAIAASYAEAKTDEFMLPAVIGAYQGMRDGDGLLMGNFRADRAREILDCLVNPAFDGFARARQVAFAARLGLTEYSKDLNAFLGTLFGPETLDNILGEVLSNAGLKQLRIAETEKYAHVTFFFNGGRETVFPGEERILVPSPKVATYDLQPEMSAAEVTDKLVAAIESGVFDVVVVNYANGDMVGHTGFLKAAIVAAQTVDACLGRLEAAIAKAGGTMLVTADHGNAEQMKDPTTGEPHTAHTTGPVPAVLVAPPAGIEGIGDGRLADVAPTLLALLGLAQPAEMSGQSLLRPTLRAAG; from the coding sequence ATGTCCAGCGCCTCCCCCCGCCGCCCCCGTCCCGTCGTTCTGTGCATCCTGGACGGCTGGGGCTGGCGTGACGACTCCGCCGACAACGCCATCGCCCAGGCGGAGACTCCCAACTGGGACCGCTTCCTGGCCAGCTACCCCCATTCGCTGCTGCAGTCGTCCGGCTTGCAGGTGGGGCTGCCCGACGGCCAGATGGGCAATTCCGAGGTGGGCCACATGAATCTGGGCGCCGGCCGGGTGGTGATGCAGGACCTGCCGCGCATCGACGCCGCCGTGGCAGACGGCTCCCTGGCCGCCAATCCCGAGCTGGCCAAGGCCATCGCCGCGGTCAAGGCCAGGGGCGGCGCCATGCACCTGATGGGGCTGCTGAGCCCCGGCGGCGTGCATTCCCACCAGGATCATCTGGCAGCCCTGGCGCGGACCATCGCCGATGCGGGGGTCAAGGTTCAGGTCCACGCCTTCCTCGACGGCCGCGACACGCCGCCCAGCAGCGCCAAGGGCTTCATGGAGCGCTTCCTGGCCGCCGTGAAGGGCCATGACGTGGCCGTCGCCACCGTCTCGGGCCGCTATTACGCTATGGACCGCGACAAGCGCTGGGACCGGGTCTCGCTGGCCTGGAACGCCCTGGTGGAAGCCAAGGGCGTGGCCGGGGCCGATCCCTTGGCCGCCATCGCCGCCTCCTATGCCGAGGCCAAGACCGACGAGTTCATGCTGCCCGCCGTGATCGGCGCCTATCAGGGCATGCGCGATGGCGACGGCCTGCTGATGGGCAATTTCCGCGCCGACCGGGCGCGCGAGATCCTCGATTGCCTGGTCAATCCCGCCTTCGACGGCTTTGCCCGCGCCCGTCAGGTGGCCTTTGCCGCCCGCCTGGGGCTGACCGAGTATTCCAAGGATCTGAATGCCTTCCTCGGCACCCTGTTCGGGCCGGAAACCCTGGACAACATCCTGGGCGAGGTGCTGAGCAACGCCGGCCTCAAGCAATTGCGCATCGCCGAGACCGAGAAGTACGCCCACGTCACTTTCTTCTTCAACGGCGGGCGCGAGACGGTGTTCCCGGGCGAGGAGCGCATCCTGGTCCCCAGCCCCAAGGTCGCCACCTACGACCTGCAGCCCGAGATGAGCGCCGCCGAGGTCACCGACAAGCTGGTCGCCGCCATCGAAAGCGGCGTCTTCGACGTGGTGGTGGTCAACTACGCCAATGGCGACATGGTCGGCCATACCGGCTTCCTCAAGGCCGCCATCGTCGCCGCGCAGACGGTGGATGCCTGCCTGGGCAGGCTGGAGGCCGCAATCGCCAAGGCCGGCGGCACCATGCTGGTCACCGCCGACCACGGCAATGCCGAGCAGATGAAGGACCCCACCACCGGCGAGCCCCACACCGCCCACACCACCGGCCCGGTCCCGGCCGTGCTGGTCGCTCCGCCCGCCGGCATCGAAGGAATCGGCGACGGCCGGCTGGCCGACGTGGCGCCCACGCTGCTGGCCCTGCTGGGGCTGGCCCAACCGGCCGAAATGAGCGGGCAGTCCCTGCTCCGCCCGACCCTCCGTGCGGCCGGTTAG
- a CDS encoding divergent polysaccharide deacetylase family protein, whose translation MAADTHFDLEELDEDQIPEIVVEEIKPERKPLNLKPILIGLGILLAGGGLGAVAYLFTAFDTRDMIGMMDVGENPPKLSFELPGRGEPPKPGAGGGLLTPPMAPGAAPPGGEMLKALPDDTPSPDSLPPALPPAEAAPGSKPEAKPDAKVAALPPDGKVTLPPGGDYVAEPESPVSKAFAPKPPPAVDSSGMPTQPNPRSAEKPPSYEGLPAHKGEVKALPPAPNKEMQKRTAIGDLPVPSPDGKQPWQVYARPWSGPADRGKVAVVVMDMGLDKAATEAAIAKLPPEVTLAFSPYAQGLDKWVKKARDYGHEVMMVLPADASGAQPRDPGPLGMTNSVPPESNLARLEGVMARGGAYTGLISLGDKFAASEQIVQTLGKLRDHGLLYVGPGAAPADRTPALAPVTAVADADLFREAIEMRFNQVSIAARTKGKALVVINPRPLSFDRLLPWLNDFDGQKLVIVPVSTLVQPPPAPGKS comes from the coding sequence ATGGCCGCTGATACCCACTTCGATCTCGAGGAACTGGACGAGGACCAGATCCCCGAGATCGTCGTCGAGGAGATCAAACCCGAACGAAAGCCGCTGAACCTCAAGCCGATCCTGATCGGCTTGGGAATTCTGCTGGCCGGCGGCGGTCTGGGTGCCGTGGCCTATCTGTTCACCGCCTTCGATACCCGCGACATGATCGGCATGATGGATGTGGGCGAGAACCCGCCCAAGCTGTCCTTCGAACTGCCCGGCCGTGGCGAGCCGCCCAAGCCGGGTGCCGGCGGCGGATTGCTGACCCCTCCCATGGCTCCGGGTGCGGCGCCGCCGGGGGGCGAGATGCTGAAGGCGCTGCCCGACGACACGCCGTCCCCCGATTCCCTGCCGCCCGCCCTGCCACCTGCCGAGGCGGCCCCCGGGAGCAAACCGGAGGCCAAGCCGGACGCCAAGGTCGCGGCGCTGCCGCCCGATGGGAAAGTGACGCTGCCGCCCGGGGGCGATTACGTGGCCGAGCCGGAATCGCCGGTCTCCAAGGCCTTCGCCCCCAAGCCGCCGCCGGCGGTGGATTCCTCGGGCATGCCCACCCAGCCCAATCCGCGCAGCGCCGAAAAGCCTCCCAGCTACGAGGGCCTGCCGGCCCACAAGGGCGAAGTGAAGGCCCTGCCTCCCGCTCCCAACAAGGAGATGCAAAAGCGCACGGCCATCGGCGACCTGCCGGTGCCGTCGCCCGACGGCAAGCAGCCGTGGCAGGTCTACGCCCGGCCGTGGTCCGGCCCCGCCGACCGCGGCAAGGTGGCGGTGGTGGTGATGGACATGGGGCTGGACAAGGCTGCCACCGAAGCCGCCATCGCCAAGCTGCCGCCCGAGGTGACCCTGGCCTTCAGCCCCTATGCGCAGGGCCTGGATAAATGGGTGAAGAAGGCCCGTGATTACGGCCATGAAGTGATGATGGTGCTGCCCGCCGATGCCAGCGGCGCCCAGCCCCGCGATCCCGGCCCACTGGGCATGACCAATTCCGTGCCGCCGGAAAGCAATCTGGCCCGCCTGGAAGGGGTGATGGCCCGTGGCGGCGCCTATACCGGCCTGATTTCGCTGGGCGACAAATTCGCCGCCTCGGAACAGATCGTCCAGACCCTGGGCAAGCTGCGCGACCACGGATTGCTCTATGTGGGTCCGGGCGCCGCCCCCGCCGACCGCACCCCCGCCCTGGCCCCGGTGACGGCGGTCGCCGATGCCGACCTGTTCCGCGAAGCCATCGAAATGCGCTTCAACCAGGTGTCCATCGCGGCGCGGACCAAGGGCAAGGCCCTGGTGGTGATCAATCCCCGCCCGCTGTCCTTCGACCGGCTGCTGCCCTGGCTCAACGATTTCGACGGCCAGAAGCTGGTGATCGTCCCGGTCTCCACCCTGGTCCAACCCCCACCCGCCCCGGGAAAGTCATGA